Proteins encoded in a region of the Bacillus sp. T3 genome:
- a CDS encoding glycosyltransferase family 2 protein, with amino-acid sequence MNVLKVVSVVVPCYNEEKSIELFYSVVNPVLKEIEGIDYEFIYVNDGSKDLTELKMKELSKKESNVRYISFSRNFGKEAAMLAGIEAAYGDAVVLMDVDLQDPPSLLPQMIDDWLIGGYDVVYTRRSTRSGEPPIRSWFAKQFYKLINNMSDVQIVDGARDYRLMDRKAVDSFLRLKERNRFAKGLFMWVGYNSKCIEFENVERAVGNSSWSFWKLVHYAIDGIVSFTISPLRWATYFGFFTASSAFFYMFYVIFSKLLFGNPVSGYSSIVSIILFFGGIQLIFLGIIGEYIGRIFIEVKARPNYIVKEKSTNKIAESVNKRKIGVVNKG; translated from the coding sequence GTGAATGTGTTGAAGGTAGTTTCCGTCGTCGTTCCTTGTTATAACGAAGAAAAATCAATTGAATTGTTTTACTCTGTTGTTAATCCGGTTCTAAAAGAAATTGAAGGTATTGATTATGAATTTATCTATGTCAATGATGGTAGTAAGGATTTAACAGAGCTAAAAATGAAAGAATTAAGTAAGAAAGAATCAAACGTAAGATATATCAGCTTTAGCCGAAACTTCGGTAAAGAGGCTGCTATGTTAGCTGGGATTGAAGCTGCATACGGCGATGCTGTTGTCTTAATGGATGTGGACCTTCAGGACCCACCAAGTTTATTACCGCAAATGATTGATGATTGGTTAATCGGCGGTTATGACGTTGTTTATACAAGAAGATCCACTCGAAGTGGTGAACCACCTATTCGAAGCTGGTTTGCAAAACAATTCTATAAGCTAATTAACAATATGAGCGATGTACAGATTGTTGATGGCGCCAGAGATTATCGTTTGATGGATCGAAAAGCAGTTGACAGCTTTTTGAGGTTAAAAGAGCGGAATCGTTTTGCAAAAGGTTTGTTTATGTGGGTTGGTTATAATTCAAAATGTATCGAATTTGAAAATGTGGAAAGAGCAGTAGGAAATTCTAGCTGGAGTTTTTGGAAATTAGTTCATTATGCTATAGATGGTATTGTATCATTTACCATTTCTCCACTACGCTGGGCTACCTATTTTGGTTTTTTTACAGCTAGTTCTGCGTTTTTCTATATGTTTTATGTGATTTTTTCAAAGCTTTTATTTGGTAACCCTGTTAGCGGTTATTCATCAATCGTATCCATTATTTTATTTTTTGGTGGTATTCAGTTAATATTCCTCGGGATTATTGGTGAATATATCGGAAGAATTTTTATCGAGGTCAAAGCACGACCAAATTACATTGTTAAGGAAAAATCCACCAATAAAATAGCTGAAAGTGTAAATAAAAGGAAAATCGGAGTTGTAAATAAAGGATAG
- a CDS encoding GtrA family protein, with protein sequence MNNKKEVFNYLVFGVLTTIVNIASYGLLTKIMNIDYKVATTIAWLLSVIFAFITNKMFVFKSLSIGIDTLIKEFSSFLFFRILSYFIDLAMMIVLVEWVRMDDVLAKIFANIVVVVLNYIASRYFIFQKAN encoded by the coding sequence ATGAATAATAAAAAAGAGGTTTTCAATTATCTTGTATTTGGGGTACTAACGACAATAGTGAATATTGCAAGCTATGGACTCCTAACAAAAATAATGAATATCGATTATAAGGTAGCGACAACGATTGCTTGGTTATTATCTGTAATCTTTGCTTTCATCACTAATAAAATGTTTGTTTTTAAGAGTTTGAGTATCGGGATAGATACACTGATAAAGGAATTTTCCTCATTTCTTTTTTTTCGTATCCTTTCATACTTTATTGATTTGGCCATGATGATTGTTTTGGTAGAATGGGTAAGGATGGATGATGTCCTAGCGAAAATTTTTGCCAATATTGTCGTGGTGGTTTTAAATTATATTGCAAGTAGGTATTTTATTTTTCAAAAAGCAAACTAA
- a CDS encoding ABC transporter ATP-binding protein: MNILEIQGLAFSFSRSQAPVINDLSFSVKKGEIVGILGPSGSGKSTLLRLVAGLEMPKAGIIKIAGTPVVNEGLFVQPENRGVGMVFQDYALFPHMTVKDNILFGLSSIPRKERGNRLKEMLELVQMEEFAKRYPHELSGGQQQRIALARALAPKPKLLLMDEPFSNLDADLKESIRKDLGAILNKADMTCIMVTHDRRDVDAICDRSISIGPKPESNALIDKLVNVR; encoded by the coding sequence ATGAATATTCTTGAAATACAAGGTCTGGCCTTTTCTTTTTCTCGTAGTCAGGCGCCAGTCATAAACGATTTATCCTTCTCGGTTAAAAAGGGTGAAATTGTGGGCATTCTTGGTCCTAGCGGTAGCGGAAAAAGTACGCTACTTCGTCTTGTTGCAGGTCTTGAAATGCCTAAAGCAGGTATTATTAAGATTGCGGGAACACCTGTTGTAAATGAAGGTTTATTCGTTCAACCGGAGAATCGTGGGGTTGGTATGGTGTTTCAGGATTATGCCTTGTTTCCGCATATGACTGTAAAAGATAACATTCTTTTCGGTCTATCGAGTATTCCGCGTAAAGAACGGGGCAATCGACTAAAGGAAATGCTTGAGCTTGTGCAAATGGAGGAGTTTGCTAAAAGATACCCTCATGAGTTAAGTGGTGGTCAACAACAACGGATTGCACTAGCTAGGGCACTTGCGCCAAAGCCGAAATTACTTTTAATGGATGAACCGTTTAGTAATCTTGATGCAGATTTAAAGGAGTCTATCCGAAAAGACCTCGGGGCTATTTTGAATAAAGCTGACATGACCTGTATTATGGTCACTCATGATCGCCGCGATGTCGATGCGATTTGTGACCGCAGTATCTCGATTGGCCCAAAGCCAGAAAGTAACGCCTTAATAGATAAACTAGTAAATGTCAGGTAA
- a CDS encoding iron ABC transporter permease — protein MKLAPLKRYAQKELNGWWIISMIAAAVILLPILYVFVELFQAPNENWFQIRQYLIKNYFFNTVVLVLLTGVITAFLGITLAWLTSAYDFPFRKFFRWGLILPLAIPPYIAAYTYRTMLSYTGVIQTTLRNSFDYQLEPELLSISSLRGAVFIFSLFLFPYVYIIARTFLENQSAAYIENARLLGRKPLAVFFKVVLPLSRPALIGGAVLVIYEVLSDYGVTSYFGIHTITTAIFQTWFGMYDVDTAMRLAAWLMMFIVGMIILERILRQRQRYHLSNKSRPLVPKKLKGISAAAAFIYCTVVFSLGFFIPLVQLISWAGLTAEKVWDPAFFTLLYQTVSVAAISTGIILIVAVIVANVSRSKSTFSFVLSKWVTSGYSIPGAIIAIGVLAVFIRLDKELAPLYSKLGLGTAPLILSMSMAMLVVGYTIRFMATGFNAIEVGFEKIGSKYTEASRLLGNGRTKTFFKVDLPLIKGALISGFILTFVEICKELPLVLLLRPFNFETLATKTFQYAKDEMIHEASIPSLMIIGLSALSVLIFQMIDKRVKS, from the coding sequence ATGAAACTAGCACCACTTAAGCGTTACGCACAAAAAGAGCTTAACGGCTGGTGGATAATCAGTATGATAGCGGCGGCAGTTATTCTGCTGCCCATTCTTTATGTTTTTGTGGAGCTGTTCCAAGCGCCTAATGAAAACTGGTTCCAAATCCGCCAATATCTAATCAAAAATTATTTCTTCAATACCGTTGTCCTTGTGTTGTTAACGGGAGTGATTACAGCCTTTTTGGGCATTACGCTTGCCTGGCTGACATCGGCTTATGACTTTCCCTTTCGAAAGTTTTTTCGTTGGGGCCTAATCCTGCCGTTAGCTATTCCACCGTATATTGCAGCCTATACGTATCGAACGATGCTTAGCTATACAGGTGTTATCCAAACGACACTTAGGAATTCGTTTGATTATCAGCTAGAACCGGAACTTTTATCGATTTCCTCCCTACGTGGGGCAGTGTTCATTTTTAGCTTATTTTTGTTTCCATACGTATACATTATCGCTAGAACATTTCTGGAAAATCAAAGTGCAGCCTACATTGAAAACGCGAGGCTGCTTGGCCGAAAACCACTGGCTGTATTTTTCAAAGTGGTCCTTCCGCTTTCAAGGCCAGCGCTGATCGGCGGAGCTGTACTAGTGATTTATGAGGTGCTGAGTGACTATGGTGTCACCAGCTATTTTGGTATTCACACGATTACTACAGCCATTTTTCAAACGTGGTTTGGGATGTATGATGTTGATACAGCAATGAGACTAGCGGCTTGGTTGATGATGTTTATTGTCGGGATGATAATCCTTGAGAGGATACTTCGTCAGCGCCAGCGCTATCATTTAAGTAACAAATCAAGACCGCTTGTTCCGAAAAAGTTAAAAGGGATTTCGGCCGCGGCAGCCTTTATCTATTGTACAGTGGTGTTTTCACTGGGGTTTTTCATTCCATTGGTTCAATTAATTTCATGGGCCGGATTGACTGCTGAAAAGGTATGGGACCCAGCGTTTTTCACCCTGCTATATCAAACCGTATCGGTTGCAGCCATTTCGACTGGTATCATTCTGATTGTTGCCGTTATTGTAGCGAATGTAAGTCGTTCTAAATCTACCTTTTCGTTTGTATTATCAAAATGGGTCACATCTGGATACTCGATCCCTGGTGCGATTATTGCAATTGGAGTCCTAGCAGTCTTTATTAGGCTGGATAAGGAACTGGCTCCGCTTTATTCAAAGCTGGGACTCGGAACGGCACCGCTCATCCTCAGCATGTCAATGGCGATGCTTGTTGTAGGCTATACGATTCGGTTTATGGCTACCGGATTTAATGCGATAGAGGTGGGCTTTGAGAAAATCGGCTCAAAGTACACGGAAGCTTCAAGACTCCTAGGAAATGGTAGAACAAAAACGTTTTTCAAGGTGGACCTACCCTTAATCAAAGGTGCATTAATAAGCGGTTTTATCCTGACTTTTGTGGAAATTTGTAAGGAGCTGCCATTAGTCCTCCTGTTAAGACCATTCAATTTTGAAACGCTAGCCACGAAGACCTTTCAATATGCAAAAGACGAGATGATTCATGAGGCTTCGATTCCTTCGTTGATGATTATTGGTCTGAGTGCATTGTCCGTGTTGATTTTTCAAATGATTGATAAGAGGGTGAAGTCATGA
- a CDS encoding YfhO family protein: MKKIYERLKKFVPSFILPFLLLGGVFALWRVYPFGERSILMADQFTQYIQFYNYFYNVLTGNGSIFYAWEAGMGLNFWATFAYYLSSPVSVIVLFFGPKFMPEAFILMSLIKIGLAGLMMNVYLSNMIKGERLNPLLFSTAYALISFSIGYFFNIMWLDAIYMLPMVLLGVEKLFTYKYKFLIISLAILFIANFYIAYMVGIFTFLYFIIRIISIENSDVINKLKIFASFFVCTLLAGGLSAFITVPTFLHLKNNTNQPTNWEGMLDTSFGFFEFSTKLYTGSTHLFDMPNVYSGVFVLLLFPLFFINSIINIKEKIMYFLLLWLLFLSFQIKGINIIWHAFEEPVGYEYRFSFVFSFVLIYLAYRAYCTFDKRKVPSLFIIYAVNVFILMLLTKLTPEWMSIKKALLNIGFMTIFSLLLYLKVSVSSRRNWVSALLLITICIEMSFNAYHHVKTLNSYPGYSIPRNVYNANSSFEHIIKEMNNNDSGLFRTNAANLLTANDSMRFGYNGMTNFNTLSNGTLHKFLNELGYSTTLGPRSAAQNNGILSTDAMFGFKYAVTNKSINKHGYKKMNCKGEFCLYENQNVLPIGFVVDKKQVDFNISEDNPFIKQNTFIGSELFTKAKANSTRYNNLEVTKNGSVQLIKKIKPELEGSIEKSFDLSDKKQFYMFLSAGKGFAGFNETNIYINGKPLGVYPTYHNERVLDLGAFSNERVTVKIEFVVPETQLSQEMYYALDMKKFEQQIDELKSQSLKVSNWTNTKINGDINVQKANTLFLSIPYDRGWKATLDGEPVKVEKLGGFIGFDIQQGTHSIELKYLPPGFILGCIVTIGCSIILIISRLLFKKKNY; the protein is encoded by the coding sequence ATGAAAAAAATTTATGAACGATTAAAAAAATTCGTCCCTTCTTTTATATTGCCCTTTCTTTTACTAGGAGGAGTCTTTGCCCTTTGGAGGGTATACCCATTTGGGGAACGTTCAATTCTAATGGCCGATCAATTTACTCAATATATTCAGTTTTATAATTACTTTTATAATGTGTTAACAGGGAATGGTAGTATCTTCTACGCTTGGGAAGCAGGGATGGGATTAAATTTTTGGGCGACTTTTGCTTATTATTTATCAAGTCCGGTTTCAGTTATTGTCTTATTTTTTGGCCCTAAGTTTATGCCTGAAGCCTTTATTTTAATGAGCCTTATTAAGATTGGCTTAGCAGGTTTAATGATGAACGTATATTTGTCTAATATGATTAAGGGTGAAAGGTTAAATCCTTTATTATTTTCAACCGCTTATGCGTTAATTTCATTTTCGATTGGCTATTTCTTTAACATTATGTGGTTGGATGCGATTTATATGCTTCCAATGGTTTTATTGGGAGTTGAAAAATTATTCACTTACAAATATAAATTCCTGATTATCTCCTTAGCTATTTTGTTTATTGCAAATTTCTATATTGCTTACATGGTAGGGATATTTACATTCCTTTATTTTATTATTCGAATTATTTCTATTGAAAACAGTGATGTAATAAACAAATTAAAAATATTTGCTTCCTTTTTTGTCTGTACATTACTTGCAGGAGGGTTATCGGCATTTATCACAGTTCCTACATTCTTACATTTAAAAAACAACACTAACCAGCCAACCAATTGGGAAGGAATGTTGGATACTTCCTTTGGTTTTTTTGAATTTTCCACAAAACTTTATACAGGAAGTACCCATCTATTTGATATGCCAAATGTTTATAGCGGCGTATTCGTCTTATTGTTATTTCCACTATTCTTTATTAATTCAATAATAAATATTAAAGAAAAAATTATGTATTTTCTTTTATTGTGGCTATTGTTTTTGAGTTTTCAAATTAAGGGAATTAATATTATTTGGCATGCATTTGAAGAACCGGTCGGATATGAATACCGCTTTTCTTTTGTTTTTTCTTTTGTTTTAATTTACCTGGCTTATAGAGCGTATTGTACTTTTGACAAAAGAAAAGTTCCTTCTTTATTTATTATATATGCAGTCAATGTTTTTATCTTAATGTTATTAACAAAGCTAACTCCAGAATGGATGTCAATCAAGAAGGCGTTATTAAATATTGGATTTATGACAATATTTAGCTTGTTGCTATATCTAAAAGTGTCTGTTAGTAGTCGACGAAATTGGGTTTCTGCTTTACTATTAATCACCATTTGTATTGAGATGAGCTTCAATGCTTATCATCATGTTAAAACATTAAATAGTTATCCTGGATACAGTATCCCAAGAAATGTTTATAATGCTAATTCTTCATTTGAGCACATTATAAAGGAAATGAACAATAATGATTCCGGTTTATTTCGTACAAATGCAGCAAACTTATTAACAGCAAATGATTCAATGCGATTTGGCTATAATGGAATGACAAATTTTAATACCCTATCAAACGGTACATTACATAAATTTCTGAATGAATTGGGATACAGTACTACTTTAGGACCACGGTCCGCTGCACAAAATAATGGGATCCTTTCTACTGACGCAATGTTTGGGTTTAAATATGCAGTTACTAATAAATCAATCAATAAACATGGATATAAAAAGATGAATTGTAAAGGTGAGTTTTGTTTATATGAAAATCAGAATGTCCTACCGATTGGCTTTGTAGTGGATAAAAAGCAGGTGGATTTTAATATTTCCGAAGATAATCCTTTTATCAAGCAAAATACTTTTATCGGTTCTGAACTTTTCACAAAAGCGAAGGCAAATTCCACTCGCTATAACAATCTTGAAGTTACAAAAAATGGCTCAGTTCAACTAATTAAGAAGATTAAGCCAGAATTGGAAGGATCTATTGAAAAATCCTTTGATTTATCCGATAAAAAGCAATTTTACATGTTTTTATCAGCTGGAAAAGGATTTGCAGGGTTTAACGAGACTAATATATATATAAATGGAAAACCTCTTGGAGTTTATCCGACCTATCATAATGAGAGGGTATTAGATTTAGGTGCTTTTTCAAATGAAAGAGTTACGGTAAAGATAGAGTTTGTAGTACCAGAAACTCAATTATCTCAAGAGATGTATTATGCATTAGACATGAAAAAGTTTGAACAGCAGATTGATGAATTGAAATCACAGTCTCTAAAGGTATCCAATTGGACAAATACAAAAATTAATGGAGACATTAATGTACAAAAAGCAAATACATTATTTTTATCAATCCCTTATGACCGTGGCTGGAAAGCAACTCTAGATGGGGAACCTGTAAAAGTAGAAAAACTAGGTGGATTCATCGGTTTTGATATACAGCAAGGCACACATAGTATTGAATTAAAGTATTTGCCTCCTGGTTTTATATTAGGTTGTATCGTGACAATTGGGTGTAGTATCATTCTGATTATCAGTAGATTATTATTTAAGAAAAAAAATTACTAA
- a CDS encoding Fe(3+) ABC transporter substrate-binding protein — MNLGKLVKPLLVSSVLALGLAGCSTTQSGSETKKESAEPKKAENQVVNVYTARHYEADDAVYQNFTEKTGIKVNVVKAEAEELIERLKREGESTQADLFITVDGGVLANAKKNDVLQAVTSDKIEKNVPAKFRDKDNQWVGMATRARVIAYSKDRVTPDQLSTYEDLTSDKWKGKVLARSSTSLYNQSLLASFIELNGEEKAEQWASGIVKNFARQPDGGDRDQAKAIAAGVGDVAIMNTYYVGLLANSEDPEEVKVANSIGVFYPNQETAGTHVNISGIGLTKHSKNKENAIKLIEYMTDVEAQEFLSSNNFEFQVNPKAKQAELLESWGDFKMQKLDFDSLGEHNQKAIEIFNKTGWK; from the coding sequence ATGAATCTGGGGAAATTAGTTAAGCCTCTATTAGTAAGTAGTGTACTAGCGCTTGGTCTAGCAGGATGCAGTACAACTCAAAGCGGTTCCGAAACGAAAAAAGAATCAGCCGAACCGAAGAAGGCTGAGAATCAAGTCGTTAATGTCTATACAGCTCGACATTACGAAGCAGATGATGCAGTGTACCAAAATTTCACGGAAAAAACAGGCATCAAAGTAAATGTTGTCAAGGCTGAGGCGGAAGAGCTGATTGAAAGGCTGAAGCGTGAAGGCGAAAGTACTCAAGCAGACTTATTCATTACGGTTGACGGTGGTGTCCTTGCCAACGCTAAGAAAAATGATGTTCTTCAAGCCGTTACCTCTGATAAGATCGAAAAAAATGTACCCGCGAAATTCCGTGATAAGGATAATCAGTGGGTTGGTATGGCGACAAGAGCACGCGTTATCGCTTATTCGAAGGACCGTGTTACTCCTGATCAACTATCCACATATGAGGACTTAACAAGCGATAAATGGAAAGGTAAAGTATTAGCACGTTCATCAACAAGCTTATATAACCAGTCATTACTAGCTTCTTTTATTGAGTTAAATGGCGAAGAAAAAGCTGAACAATGGGCTTCTGGTATCGTGAAAAACTTCGCACGACAGCCAGATGGTGGAGATCGTGACCAGGCGAAGGCGATTGCTGCAGGCGTGGGTGATGTGGCAATCATGAACACGTATTATGTTGGTCTACTTGCAAATTCTGAAGATCCGGAAGAAGTGAAAGTAGCGAACAGCATCGGTGTTTTCTATCCGAACCAAGAAACAGCTGGAACGCATGTAAACATAAGTGGAATTGGTTTGACTAAGCATAGTAAAAATAAAGAAAATGCAATTAAGCTAATTGAGTATATGACGGATGTTGAAGCTCAGGAGTTCTTATCCTCAAACAACTTTGAGTTCCAGGTTAACCCAAAAGCAAAGCAAGCAGAGTTGCTTGAATCATGGGGCGATTTTAAAATGCAAAAGCTTGATTTTGATAGTTTAGGAGAGCACAATCAAAAGGCTATCGAAATCTTCAATAAAACGGGATGGAAGTAA
- a CDS encoding NUDIX domain-containing protein, with product MERKIRLIAKKDIDAALTDSTREYLVGKLARPQKLVHIDDDQIEIGITAYNNFSYEKPHYHTQANEYQYLMSGMTEYLDVETGEVYQFKKGDFYKTPPGVRYAQKSKPGTTIFFIKTPPGNDKQELELTDKVAEWLQSQMKITRSDFTNDPSAPAANSIKPAAAVAIVNDQNEILLLQRRDNGKWTMPGGTMDFGEDLKTCAIREVQEETGYKVEVTDIIGTYSNPKTVIAYSDGEVRQEFAILYRGTITNGHFEMDSESTAYKWIKLEQATQLPMAESQKQRMEDVILYFEQGVWALK from the coding sequence ATGGAACGGAAAATTCGGTTGATTGCGAAGAAGGATATCGATGCTGCTTTGACTGATTCCACGAGAGAATATTTAGTGGGAAAATTGGCCCGACCGCAAAAATTAGTACATATTGATGATGATCAAATTGAAATTGGAATCACAGCTTATAACAATTTTTCATATGAAAAGCCGCACTACCATACGCAAGCGAATGAATATCAATATTTGATGAGTGGAATGACAGAATATTTAGATGTGGAAACAGGTGAAGTCTATCAGTTTAAAAAAGGCGACTTTTATAAAACTCCGCCTGGTGTTCGTTATGCACAAAAGTCAAAGCCTGGTACGACCATTTTTTTCATCAAAACACCACCTGGGAATGATAAACAAGAGCTTGAACTGACAGATAAAGTAGCAGAGTGGCTGCAATCGCAAATGAAAATAACTCGTTCTGATTTTACAAATGATCCGAGTGCACCAGCTGCAAATTCGATTAAGCCGGCTGCCGCAGTTGCGATTGTGAATGACCAAAACGAAATTTTGCTTTTGCAACGTCGTGATAACGGAAAATGGACAATGCCCGGTGGAACGATGGATTTCGGAGAAGATTTAAAAACATGCGCAATCAGAGAAGTCCAAGAAGAAACAGGCTACAAGGTCGAAGTCACCGACATCATCGGAACCTATTCGAATCCTAAGACAGTCATTGCCTATTCAGATGGCGAGGTTCGGCAGGAATTTGCGATTCTGTACAGGGGGACGATTACAAATGGTCATTTTGAAATGGACAGCGAATCAACAGCCTACAAATGGATCAAGCTCGAGCAAGCAACACAGCTACCAATGGCAGAATCACAGAAACAAAGAATGGAAGATGTGATTCTTTACTTTGAACAGGGAGTCTGGGCTTTGAAATAG